The bacterium HR17 region AGCTACTTGGATGTCCCTGCAGGCGGTTGTGGTTGTTTCTGGAGATACTCTAACTCAGGGTGTTCTAACATCTGGATCTCTCGTGGGTCAGTGACTTTCCGCCCTCGTTCATGTGGTGGCAGTTGTTTTGGACGCATGAGTAATGCCCATCCCCCGATTGAAGCAACCGCAACGATAGCAAGAACGACAAGCCAGAACCAACGAGAAGAGATAACCATTTTTAACTCCCCCCTTGGGGTAGCATTGGGCGTGGACAGCAATTTAGCACTGCCACACCCCTCCTCTCCACTTCAGACGCTTACTTTAAGCGCGGGTGGAGCCACTCACCTATGAACGCTACATGGTTAGCAAGAGCCTCGTCCGTCTGTGGATACCATGGGAACAACCTCAACTCAAAAGCCCACATTTGGTTGTTCAACCTTGGTGGCATCCCGTAAGTGTGCATTACCTTCATCGCTTTAGCATGACCATCGGCGAAGATGAAATTAACCATCCGTAAATGTTCGGTGAAGAAGGGTGGGGCACTTTCCCCGCGCCCCATGTTGACCCAATAGCCATATGGATTCCCGAATTCGTTGACCCCTTCCCATACCCGAACAGCCATATCTGTCCGCCAACCTCTCGTCACATAGCCGGCTGTTCCATCAAATTCCAAACCACCCCAAGGGGTATCACCGAATATAATTGTCTCTGCTGGACGGGGCACAAGGGCTTCATGGAACGGTGCACCACCACGATAGTTCCGCACATCGCTGTATTGACAGATTATTGCCCGATTGGGATGCCAATCAAACCCGTAGCGAGTCACTTGACCGGGAAACCCAACTGGGATCCAGTATAGATCTGGTGGACTGGCGATGATACTTGATGGACAGACATATGCTCCGCCCGATTTCACATATGGGTGCAACCGAGGATGCCATGTCCAGCCACCTAAACTACCCTGGTAGATACTAAACATGTAAACTTCGTCGTAGTCCGTGATATACATCCGAAACGCCAACCCGACTTGCTTGCCATTGGAAACGCAAGTTGCCTGTCTCGCTTTTTCGCGAGCCTGACTGAAGACCGGGAACAGAATTGCTGCCAGGATCGCGATTATCGCGATCACAACCAGCAACTCAATGAGTGTGAACCCATTTCTCAATTTGTTCTTTGACAAGCCGAACATCACATATATCCCTCCTTTGCTCGTGGAATGTTCTATCTTCAGGGTAGTTTGATGTAAGGGGTTAGGCAATATCCTATTTTGCCAAAACTTGTCCGATTTTGCTCTATTACTTTTGGGTAGGTTCAGGATGATGAGAGGGTCTGGGTTGTGGACGAACCTTCGTCGGAGGGATGTTGAAGAACCTACAGAAGAGGCGAGTCAAATAAGCAGGGTTAGAATAGCCAACCAAATGGGCGATTTCTGTGATTGACAAAGATGATGTTTCCAAAAGTCTACGAGCAATTTCTAAGCGCAATTGAGTGAGGTAACGCAGAGGTGTTGTGCCTAGGTAATTCTTGAACACACGGCAAAAGTGAAAGGGACTAAAACCGCACACTTGAGCCAATCGCGTCAAAGAAAACGGTCGGTTATAGGAACGATGCATTATTTGTATTGCTTTCCGCAGCGGTAAGGGTAGTTTCTCACTCTCTTTAAGGGGATAAACCACTGCCTTTAGAGGTAAAAGTTTTGCCCTTACCAATAGGCTGAAGAGGGACATCAAGAGCGATTTGACAATTAACGGGTTGCTGCGACTCGAGCAGTTTAACTCTTCCTCCAACTCTTGAAAGATTTCCTGCAGTTTAGGATCCAGCAACATGTAGTGAGGTCCGCTTAGATGTTCTTTAAAAGATAATTGACAGCGATGAACCACGCAGCCGGATGGGAGGAAATCAAACCATAGGCAGTCGCGAAACGGAATAGTCTTTGAGGTAACGATATGACTGATGTGGGGACCACCGGATTTAAAAAGGATGACTCCTTGTCGTGCTCTTAGGGTATAGAGTTGCCCTCGGTAGACGATTTGTTCTTCTCCCTGAACAATATAAACAATTTGCGGACATTTACGATACCACATAGGTGGTTGGTTTTCAATTGGTGCTGAGTACACATTTGATGGAACAGGATCCCCTTTGGGGAGGAAAAGTGCGGCGCCTACCTGATCTAATGTGGGCAGTAGTTGGTATTCTATGATTTGAGATATCGCTTCCCAACTTCCTGCCTCGCTTTCTAACATGCGAGAGGGAATGAAACCAGTGTGATGCTTTAGTAGCATTGAACGCATACATTTTCCCTCCTCAAACTAAATAAATGCTAAGGTTCGTCCGTCAGTTCGGAGCGTAGACGCATCATCAGGTTTTTAAGTTCCTCACAAACCTCCCGATAAAGCGGATCGGTATAGCGATTATGCATTTCGTGTGGGTCAACCCGCAAATCAAATAACTCCCACTCATCGGTTGTCGGATAATGGACAAGTTTGTATCGCTCCGTGCGAACGCCGTAATGGGGCAAAACTTGGTGCGGTTGCGGATATTCATAGTAGCGGTAATAGAACGCCCTCCGCCAATCTTTCGGTGCTTTGCCTTGCAGTAACGGTCGCAAACTGCGCCCTTGCATCTCAGCGAGAACAGTGACACCAGCAAAGTCCAAAATCGTCGGAGCAATGTCAACATTGAGCACAATGTGCTCATCAACTTTGCCTGTAGGAACTTCTTTCGGATAGCGAACCAACAGAGGCACACGAATGGATGGCTCATCCATGAACCGCTTGTCATACCAACCATGTTCGCCCAAGAAAAAGCCGTTGTCAGAAGTGTAGATGATGAGTGTGTTGTCAAGGATACCCAAACGCTTCAAGTAATCCAAAAGAGCACCAACGCTTTCGTCTATTGCCACAACGCAACGCAAGTAGTCTTTGATGAACCTCTGGTAATTCCAATGCTTTCGCTCTTCAGGCGAAAGGTTTGGCGGAATCTCTTTTGCGTAATCGGGCATGTCAGCGATGCGCATGTCCGCATGAGCAGCAGCGCTGGCTCGTTGGCGATAATCGTCATTGAAACTTGCTGGCGTTGGAATTTCTCGGTCGGCAAACAATTGCTGATAGCGAGGTGCTGGCGTCCAAGGGCGATGTGGTGCTTTGTGATGGCACAGAAGGCAAAAAGGTTGTGAGCGAAATTCACGATGCCATCGCTCTAACCAAGCAATACACATGTCCGTGATGATGTCAGTGACATAGCCTTGTCGCTTGATGCGCTTTCCTTGCTCAATGAACACAGGGTCATTGTAAACCCCTTGCCCAGGCAAGATGCACCAATCATCAAAGCCTTCGGGGTCAGATTGCAAATGCCATTTGCCAAAAAGTGCCGTGCGGTAGCCTGCTCGTTGGAGCAATTTC contains the following coding sequences:
- the btr gene encoding HTH-type transcriptional activator Btr — translated: MRSMLLKHHTGFIPSRMLESEAGSWEAISQIIEYQLLPTLDQVGAALFLPKGDPVPSNVYSAPIENQPPMWYRKCPQIVYIVQGEEQIVYRGQLYTLRARQGVILFKSGGPHISHIVTSKTIPFRDCLWFDFLPSGCVVHRCQLSFKEHLSGPHYMLLDPKLQEIFQELEEELNCSSRSNPLIVKSLLMSLFSLLVRAKLLPLKAVVYPLKESEKLPLPLRKAIQIMHRSYNRPFSLTRLAQVCGFSPFHFCRVFKNYLGTTPLRYLTQLRLEIARRLLETSSLSITEIAHLVGYSNPAYLTRLFCRFFNIPPTKVRPQPRPSHHPEPTQK
- the betC_2 gene encoding Choline-sulfatase, with product MCRANCNGLFALAFICQGGMIVKRREFLRQVSGFALTAWLQPQRPNILFIMSDDHAATALSCYAELLNSHLRGIIQTPNLDRIAREGMLFRNAFVTNALCAPSRATILTGKYAHLHGVKDNATRFDPKQTAFPKLLQRAGYRTALFGKWHLQSDPEGFDDWCILPGQGVYNDPVFIEQGKRIKRQGYVTDIITDMCIAWLERWHREFRSQPFCLLCHHKAPHRPWTPAPRYQQLFADREIPTPASFNDDYRQRASAAAHADMRIADMPDYAKEIPPNLSPEERKHWNYQRFIKDYLRCVVAIDESVGALLDYLKRLGILDNTLIIYTSDNGFFLGEHGWYDKRFMDEPSIRVPLLVRYPKEVPTGKVDEHIVLNVDIAPTILDFAGVTVLAEMQGRSLRPLLQGKAPKDWRRAFYYRYYEYPQPHQVLPHYGVRTERYKLVHYPTTDEWELFDLRVDPHEMHNRYTDPLYREVCEELKNLMMRLRSELTDEP